One genomic segment of Bacteroides caccae includes these proteins:
- a CDS encoding TolC family protein: MRKGIFSLLFCTFVFLSLPVLAQQSTLLEKYRTMALDYNHDLKAAEKNIAASMEVEKSARADLKPKLSGAASFQYTGNPMELTLDIPSIGLSKTVEGKNLNYGGSLSILQPVYTGGRVLESIRMAQHQQALAGNQAKALNDAVCYQTDIQYWSAVARQEIVDVAEDFRNSIAALVKTIKERVEVGLVDPQDLLMAEVKLNEAEYQLLQAQSNFETGRMALNSMIGVRLEQPTELDAQIPIVVVSDSLWLSTGMGRPEIQMAYDKIRIAESTKKLNDSQFKPQFYVGVEGSYSSPGYNFKKDLDPNYAVYAKVSVPIFEWGKRRSEKRVSSFRIGMAEDNLNKVVDRVELEVSVARKALSQAIERVRLSESSLAKAEENEAKAVERYNEGKVSVVEVIDAQTYRQTSQVNYVQAKAAAQGHYSELIKALHSYDYR; this comes from the coding sequence ATGAGAAAAGGAATATTTAGCCTGTTGTTTTGTACTTTCGTCTTTTTGTCTTTGCCGGTTCTTGCACAACAAAGCACATTGCTGGAGAAATATCGGACTATGGCATTGGACTATAATCACGATTTGAAAGCAGCGGAAAAGAATATCGCTGCCAGTATGGAAGTAGAGAAATCTGCACGTGCCGATTTGAAACCGAAACTTTCCGGTGCTGCCAGTTTTCAATACACCGGAAATCCTATGGAACTAACTTTGGATATTCCTTCCATAGGGTTGTCGAAAACAGTGGAAGGAAAGAATTTAAACTATGGAGGTTCTCTGTCTATTTTACAACCGGTTTATACGGGAGGGCGTGTACTGGAGTCCATCCGTATGGCGCAACATCAGCAGGCCTTGGCCGGTAATCAGGCGAAAGCACTGAATGATGCTGTTTGTTACCAAACGGATATTCAGTATTGGAGTGCCGTTGCTCGGCAGGAAATTGTTGATGTCGCCGAAGACTTTCGTAATTCGATAGCAGCCTTGGTTAAAACAATAAAAGAAAGGGTAGAAGTAGGACTCGTTGACCCACAGGACCTGTTAATGGCAGAAGTGAAGTTAAATGAAGCGGAATATCAATTACTTCAGGCGCAAAGTAATTTTGAAACAGGCAGAATGGCATTAAACTCAATGATTGGTGTCCGGCTGGAACAGCCTACGGAGTTGGATGCGCAGATACCGATAGTAGTTGTCAGCGATTCTCTGTGGTTATCTACCGGGATGGGACGTCCGGAAATACAAATGGCTTATGACAAAATTCGTATTGCTGAGAGCACAAAAAAACTGAATGATTCGCAATTCAAACCTCAATTCTATGTGGGAGTAGAAGGTAGCTATTCATCTCCCGGATACAATTTCAAGAAAGATTTAGACCCAAACTACGCTGTTTATGCTAAAGTGTCCGTTCCTATTTTTGAATGGGGAAAACGGAGAAGCGAGAAGCGTGTTTCTTCCTTTCGTATCGGAATGGCGGAAGATAATCTAAATAAAGTCGTAGACCGGGTGGAATTAGAAGTGAGTGTAGCGCGTAAGGCATTGTCACAGGCTATTGAACGTGTTCGTTTGAGTGAAAGTTCGCTGGCTAAAGCAGAAGAAAATGAGGCAAAAGCAGTAGAACGCTACAATGAAGGAAAAGTTTCGGTGGTGGAAGTGATTGATGCGCAAACCTATCGGCAGACTTCGCAGGTGAACTATGTACAGGCAAAAGCTGCTGCACAAGGACATTATTCGGAATTAATAAAAGCGCTCCATAGTTATGATTATCGCTAA
- the fucI gene encoding L-fucose isomerase gives MKKYPKIGIRPTIDGRQGGVRESLEEKTMNLAKAVAELISSNLKNGDGSPVECVIADSTIGRVAESAACAEKFEREGVGSTITVTSCWCYGAETMDMNPHYPKAVWGFNGTERPGAVYLAAVLAGHAQKGLPAFGIYGHDVQDLDDNSIPEDVAEKILRFARAAQAVATMRGKSYLSMGSVSMGIAGSIVNPDFFQEYLGMRNESVDLTEIIRRMEEGIYDHEEYEKAMAWTEKHCKVNEGDDFKNRPEKRKNREEKDKDWEFIVKMMIIMRDLMTGNPKLKEMGFKEEALGHNAIAAGFQGQRQWTDFYPNGDYPEALLNTSFDWNGIREAFVVATENDACNGVAMLFGHLLTNRAQIFSDVRTYWSPEAVKRVTGKELTGLAANGIIHLINSGATTLDGSGQSLDAEGNPVMKEPWNLTDADVENCLKATTWYPADRDYFRGGGFSSNFLSKGGMPVTMMRLNLIKGLGPVLQIAEGWTVEIDPEIHQKLNMRTDPTWPTTWFVPRLCDKPAFKDVYSVMNNWGANHGAISYGHIGQDLITLASMLRIPVCMHNVEEDEMFRPAAWNAFGMDKEGADYRACATYGPIYK, from the coding sequence ATGAAAAAGTATCCGAAAATCGGGATTCGTCCCACTATCGACGGTCGCCAGGGTGGCGTTCGTGAAAGCCTTGAAGAAAAGACAATGAACTTGGCTAAAGCAGTAGCCGAATTAATTAGCAGTAATCTGAAAAACGGTGACGGAAGCCCTGTGGAATGCGTGATTGCCGATAGCACTATCGGCCGTGTTGCTGAAAGTGCAGCCTGTGCTGAAAAGTTCGAAAGAGAAGGTGTAGGTTCTACTATTACCGTAACTTCTTGCTGGTGCTACGGTGCGGAAACTATGGATATGAACCCTCATTACCCGAAAGCTGTATGGGGATTCAATGGAACAGAGCGTCCGGGAGCAGTATATCTTGCAGCAGTATTGGCAGGACACGCACAAAAAGGACTTCCTGCATTCGGCATTTATGGACATGACGTACAGGATTTGGACGATAACAGCATTCCCGAAGATGTAGCGGAAAAAATTCTTCGTTTTGCACGCGCCGCACAGGCAGTAGCTACAATGAGAGGAAAATCTTACCTGTCAATGGGTAGCGTATCTATGGGTATTGCCGGTTCTATCGTTAATCCTGATTTCTTCCAGGAATACCTGGGAATGCGTAATGAGTCTGTCGACCTGACAGAAATCATCCGCCGCATGGAAGAAGGTATCTATGACCACGAAGAATATGAAAAAGCAATGGCATGGACAGAAAAGCATTGCAAAGTAAACGAAGGCGATGACTTCAAAAATCGTCCCGAAAAACGTAAAAACCGCGAAGAGAAAGATAAAGACTGGGAATTTATCGTGAAGATGATGATTATCATGCGCGACCTGATGACCGGTAATCCTAAACTGAAAGAAATGGGCTTCAAAGAAGAAGCATTAGGCCACAATGCTATTGCAGCCGGTTTCCAAGGACAACGCCAATGGACTGACTTCTATCCTAATGGCGACTATCCCGAAGCTCTGCTGAATACTTCCTTCGACTGGAACGGTATCCGCGAAGCATTCGTGGTAGCTACCGAGAACGATGCCTGCAACGGTGTGGCAATGCTGTTCGGACACTTACTGACCAACCGTGCTCAAATATTCTCTGATGTACGTACTTACTGGAGCCCCGAAGCTGTGAAACGTGTAACCGGCAAAGAACTGACAGGGCTGGCCGCCAACGGTATTATCCACCTTATCAACTCCGGAGCAACAACGCTAGACGGTTCGGGACAATCATTGGATGCAGAAGGAAATCCGGTAATGAAAGAACCTTGGAACCTGACTGACGCAGATGTAGAAAACTGCCTTAAAGCAACGACCTGGTATCCGGCAGACCGTGATTACTTCCGTGGCGGCGGTTTTTCATCTAATTTCTTGTCAAAAGGTGGTATGCCTGTAACTATGATGCGTCTGAACCTAATTAAAGGCCTCGGTCCCGTTCTTCAAATTGCAGAAGGTTGGACTGTCGAGATCGACCCGGAAATCCACCAAAAACTGAATATGCGTACAGATCCTACATGGCCTACTACTTGGTTTGTTCCCCGTTTATGCGACAAACCGGCTTTCAAGGATGTGTATTCTGTAATGAATAACTGGGGAGCCAACCATGGAGCAATCAGCTACGGTCACATTGGTCAAGACCTGATTACTCTTGCTTCGATGCTTCGAATTCCGGTATGCATGCACAATGTAGAAGAAGACGAAATGTTCCGCCCGGCTGCATGGAATGCCTTCGGTATGGATAAAGAAGGAGCAGACTATAGAGCTTGTGCAACCTACGGTCCTATCTACAAATAA
- a CDS encoding 30S ribosomal protein S16: protein MATRIRLQRHGRKSYAFYSIVIADSRAPRDGKFIEKIGTYNPNTNPATVDLNFDAALAWVLKGAQPSDTVRNILSREGVYMKKHLLGGVAKGAFGEAEAEAKFEAWKSNKQSGLATLKAKQDEAKKAEAKARLEAEKKINEVKAKALAEKKAAEAAEKAAAEAPVEETAAPAEEAPATEAAAE, encoded by the coding sequence ATGGCAACTAGAATCAGATTGCAGAGACACGGACGTAAAAGTTACGCGTTCTATTCAATTGTAATTGCAGACAGCAGAGCACCACGTGATGGTAAATTTATTGAGAAGATTGGTACTTACAACCCTAACACCAATCCTGCTACAGTAGATTTGAATTTCGACGCTGCATTGGCTTGGGTACTGAAAGGTGCACAACCAAGTGACACTGTACGTAACATCCTTTCTCGCGAAGGTGTATACATGAAGAAACATCTTCTTGGCGGTGTAGCAAAAGGTGCATTTGGAGAAGCAGAAGCAGAAGCTAAATTCGAAGCTTGGAAAAGCAACAAACAGTCAGGTCTGGCTACTTTGAAAGCTAAACAAGATGAAGCTAAGAAAGCTGAAGCCAAAGCACGCCTGGAAGCAGAAAAGAAAATCAACGAAGTGAAAGCAAAAGCACTCGCTGAAAAGAAAGCTGCTGAAGCTGCTGAAAAAGCTGCTGCTGAAGCACCTGTAGAAGAAACTGCTGCTCCGGCAGAAGAAGCTCCTGCAACAGAAGCTGCTGCTGAATAA
- a CDS encoding GntR family transcriptional regulator, which translates to MRRTDKKATFGQHSSKVTQLADTLSQAISMKEFREGDSLPSINQLSAQYGVSRDTVFKAFLDLRERGLIDSTPGKGYYVTSQVTNILLLLDEYTPFKEALYNSFIKHLPINYKVDLLFHQYNERLFNTIIRESIGKYKKYIVMNFDNEKFSTALNKINPSRLLLLDFGKFEKDKYSYICQDFDDSFYLALFTLKERMQKYLQIVFLFSKGLKHPQSSKEYFTRFCEKEGFLHEIQEDIENLTVRKGTVYIAIKQQDVVKVVKQGRLAGLKCGKDFGLLAYNDIPSYEVIDEGITSLSIDWEMVGNEAANFVLNNVPIQKYMPTEVRLRKSL; encoded by the coding sequence ATGAGACGAACTGATAAGAAAGCAACATTCGGCCAACACTCGAGCAAAGTCACACAATTGGCAGACACGCTCAGCCAGGCAATCTCCATGAAAGAATTTCGTGAGGGAGATTCCTTGCCTTCTATCAATCAGTTAAGTGCACAATATGGAGTATCACGGGATACTGTTTTTAAGGCCTTTCTGGATTTACGCGAACGGGGTCTGATAGACTCTACACCGGGAAAAGGATACTATGTGACCAGTCAGGTAACCAATATTCTATTATTACTTGACGAATATACTCCTTTCAAAGAGGCCTTATACAATAGTTTCATAAAACATTTGCCTATCAACTATAAAGTAGACTTGTTATTCCACCAATACAATGAACGGCTTTTCAATACTATCATCCGTGAATCCATAGGGAAGTATAAAAAATATATAGTGATGAACTTCGATAACGAAAAGTTCAGCACAGCTCTGAATAAAATCAATCCTTCCAGGTTATTACTCCTTGATTTCGGAAAATTTGAGAAAGATAAATACTCGTATATCTGTCAGGATTTCGATGATTCATTCTATCTAGCATTATTTACACTAAAAGAAAGAATGCAGAAATATCTTCAAATCGTTTTCCTGTTTTCTAAAGGTTTGAAACACCCTCAGAGTAGTAAGGAGTATTTCACACGTTTCTGTGAAAAAGAAGGCTTCTTGCATGAAATACAGGAAGATATCGAGAACCTGACGGTCCGCAAAGGGACTGTATACATTGCTATCAAACAGCAAGATGTAGTAAAGGTAGTAAAACAAGGAAGATTGGCAGGACTGAAATGCGGAAAAGATTTCGGTCTGTTAGCATATAATGATATTCCTTCATACGAGGTCATCGACGAAGGAATTACTTCATTAAGTATTGACTGGGAAATGGTGGGAAATGAAGCGGCAAACTTCGTACTCAACAATGTCCCGATACAAAAGTACATGCCTACTGAAGTGCGACTTCGAAAGTCACTCTGA
- a CDS encoding efflux RND transporter periplasmic adaptor subunit gives MTTTNYSMCMLFICLFASCGTGEKRTDESIRIKVAEVEMSVPSSEREFSFISKPFKETELSFRVGGPIDRFEVYAGNYYQRGDIIAEIDSRDFRIRKERAEAIYNQAKAEFERIRVLYEKNNLSASAYEKARADYTSAKTAFETATNELHDTQLIAPFDGYVGEVYIEKYQDVKATQPVISFIDITQLKIEAYVTQDIALQAGEIKEVSVRFDIGSDVVYPAKVVEISKSTTRNNLSFLMTALLPNKQGEWPAGVSGKVLLDLPSSSTTSMITIPQTALNHRPTEGDYVWTVDNAAGKVSKRKIVLGELLPNGKVEVKGGLQAGETVAVSKLRFLSEGTSVEIMAQKQGMPVTAQK, from the coding sequence ATGACAACGACTAATTATTCAATGTGTATGCTTTTTATCTGCCTGTTTGCATCGTGCGGAACAGGAGAAAAGAGGACTGATGAATCAATACGGATAAAAGTGGCAGAAGTAGAAATGTCGGTTCCTTCCTCGGAACGTGAGTTTTCGTTTATTTCGAAACCATTCAAGGAGACGGAACTATCTTTTCGGGTAGGCGGTCCTATTGACCGTTTTGAGGTATATGCCGGTAACTATTATCAGCGTGGGGATATCATTGCTGAAATAGACTCTCGTGATTTCCGTATCCGTAAAGAACGTGCAGAGGCTATCTATAATCAGGCAAAAGCGGAATTTGAACGGATAAGAGTGTTGTATGAGAAAAATAATTTATCTGCCAGCGCTTATGAAAAAGCACGTGCGGATTATACTTCTGCTAAGACTGCTTTTGAGACAGCGACAAATGAGTTACATGATACGCAGTTGATTGCACCTTTTGACGGATATGTCGGGGAAGTGTATATCGAGAAATATCAGGATGTGAAAGCGACTCAACCTGTCATCTCCTTTATTGATATTACTCAATTAAAGATAGAAGCTTATGTCACACAGGATATTGCACTTCAGGCCGGAGAAATCAAAGAAGTAAGTGTGCGCTTTGATATAGGTTCTGATGTTGTATATCCGGCGAAAGTGGTAGAAATTTCCAAAAGTACTACCCGGAATAACCTGTCTTTCCTGATGACGGCATTATTACCCAATAAACAGGGTGAATGGCCGGCGGGCGTTTCCGGAAAGGTTTTGCTTGATCTTCCTTCTTCTTCAACGACATCCATGATAACCATACCGCAAACTGCTCTCAATCATCGTCCTACTGAAGGAGATTATGTCTGGACGGTAGATAATGCTGCCGGAAAAGTCTCGAAAAGAAAGATTGTTTTAGGTGAATTACTTCCGAATGGGAAAGTGGAAGTGAAAGGTGGATTACAGGCTGGAGAAACGGTAGCTGTCAGTAAATTGCGTTTCCTTTCAGAAGGAACATCTGTAGAAATCATGGCTCAGAAACAAGGAATGCCGGTCACTGCTCAAAAGTAA
- a CDS encoding efflux RND transporter permease subunit, translating to MKFVKYFLQKRSVTILLLLLVLGGGLLSYVKMGKLEDAPFTIKQALVLTPYPGASPSEVQSQVTDVLEESIQSLGELYYLKTENRAGLSKITVYVKKEIRADEMQQLWDKLRRKVNDVQSKLPADAGPSVVNDDFGDVLGVFYGLTGEGYSYRELEDQAKLIKNELLKVKDVAKVEIYGVQPPTIDVILTPSVMARSGITPSDISRAFEAQNRVVDAGGIDAGVNRIRIESTGNFYSLDDIRNLTIVSRTGEHFRLADIAEIKESYQTPPSNKMRINGSPAVGIAISTVPTGNVVNMAEAVKGKIEQFSETMPEGFELQTIYDQGYESAVANQGFIWNLIISVVTVVAILLFFIGFKNGILIGSGLVFSIFATLIVMLAQGIALQRMSLAAIIIAMGMLVDNAIVVSDSALVNMQRGMRKRVAIMRACSSTALPLLAATIIAILTFLPIYYSPHITGELLSSLVVVIGVSLMFSWVFALTQTPFFIQEFVRRPRPDELKDALFEGKYYDKFRAALRWVICHRYATIGCMVVMMLLAAWSFKFIPKVFMPALDKQYFTLDVWLPEGTKIEETDRQIMEMSEYIRGQEETEIVSTYIGRTPPRYYLSNVSFGPQSNYAQILVKCKTSELSRQLHTRLQDSISLKYPEPLIKVNKFELSPLTEAVIEARFLGPDPAVLDSLVGQAIEVMRRNPKVADARNEWGNMSLVIRPVYDPVKAGALGITKASMMQSVKSINDGLPVGIYRDDEKKVPVLLKSGDVDITDVNALGDFSIWNGERSAPLSQVTERIERGWEFPQVRTYNRQLSMAAMCGVKPGYTMSEVHGEIRKEIEKIHLPEGYTFFWDSQYKDQGEAMQAIAKYFPLAFLALIVILVALFGNFREPVIILCILPLSLIGIAVGMLLTGFDFGFFPIAGWLGLLGMIIKNVIVLIDEINVQHRSGIDLYTSIVEATVSRTRPVLMAATTTIFGMVPLLFDVAFGGMAVTIIFGLTFATGLTLFVTPALYSMFYKVKGK from the coding sequence ATGAAGTTTGTGAAATATTTCTTGCAGAAAAGGTCGGTGACTATTCTGCTCTTACTATTAGTCTTAGGAGGAGGACTACTTTCCTATGTCAAAATGGGAAAGCTGGAAGATGCTCCGTTCACTATAAAACAGGCATTGGTATTAACTCCATATCCGGGTGCTTCTCCTTCCGAGGTACAATCACAAGTGACTGATGTGCTGGAAGAATCTATACAGTCTTTAGGTGAATTGTATTATCTTAAAACAGAAAACCGGGCAGGACTTTCCAAGATAACGGTTTATGTGAAGAAGGAAATTCGTGCGGATGAAATGCAGCAACTGTGGGATAAACTCCGTCGGAAGGTTAATGATGTACAATCTAAGCTACCGGCTGACGCAGGTCCGTCCGTAGTAAACGATGACTTTGGCGATGTGTTGGGTGTCTTTTATGGGTTGACTGGTGAAGGATATTCGTATCGGGAACTGGAAGATCAGGCAAAACTCATTAAAAACGAACTGTTGAAAGTAAAGGACGTAGCCAAGGTCGAAATTTATGGTGTACAACCTCCGACGATTGATGTTATTCTCACCCCTTCCGTCATGGCGCGAAGCGGTATTACTCCTTCGGATATTTCCCGTGCTTTCGAGGCCCAAAACAGAGTAGTAGATGCAGGAGGTATTGATGCGGGTGTAAACAGAATACGGATTGAATCTACCGGAAATTTTTATTCTTTGGATGATATCCGGAATTTGACTATCGTATCACGTACGGGAGAGCATTTTCGATTGGCGGATATTGCAGAGATTAAGGAAAGTTATCAGACGCCTCCGAGCAATAAAATGCGGATTAATGGGAGTCCCGCGGTGGGTATTGCCATATCTACCGTACCGACTGGGAATGTCGTAAATATGGCGGAAGCTGTAAAAGGTAAAATTGAGCAATTTTCGGAGACAATGCCCGAAGGCTTTGAGTTACAGACAATTTACGACCAAGGTTACGAGTCGGCTGTGGCAAATCAAGGTTTTATCTGGAATTTGATAATTTCCGTTGTGACGGTAGTTGCCATTCTGTTGTTTTTTATCGGATTCAAAAATGGTATCCTGATAGGTAGTGGTCTGGTCTTTTCCATTTTTGCAACGCTGATTGTGATGTTGGCTCAAGGGATAGCTTTGCAGCGTATGTCACTGGCTGCAATTATTATTGCAATGGGAATGCTGGTGGATAATGCCATTGTAGTATCCGATTCGGCATTAGTCAATATGCAACGGGGGATGCGCAAGCGAGTGGCCATAATGCGAGCTTGTTCCTCAACTGCATTACCGTTATTAGCGGCAACAATTATCGCAATTTTAACTTTTTTACCTATATATTATTCACCGCATATAACCGGTGAGTTGTTGTCATCCTTAGTTGTAGTTATCGGCGTTTCGCTGATGTTCAGTTGGGTCTTTGCGCTGACGCAGACTCCTTTCTTCATTCAGGAGTTTGTTCGTCGGCCAAGACCCGACGAACTAAAGGATGCTCTTTTTGAAGGTAAATATTATGATAAGTTTCGTGCAGCATTGAGGTGGGTGATTTGTCATCGGTATGCAACAATAGGATGCATGGTTGTGATGATGTTGCTAGCGGCTTGGAGTTTCAAGTTTATTCCCAAGGTGTTTATGCCGGCGTTGGATAAACAGTACTTCACATTGGATGTATGGTTACCCGAAGGGACAAAAATAGAAGAAACGGACCGTCAGATAATGGAAATGTCGGAATATATCCGTGGGCAGGAGGAAACGGAAATAGTATCTACTTATATAGGAAGAACTCCGCCACGTTATTACTTGTCTAATGTATCTTTTGGACCTCAGTCCAATTATGCACAAATATTGGTAAAATGTAAAACGTCAGAACTTTCCCGTCAGTTGCATACCCGGTTACAAGATTCGATTTCGCTGAAATATCCCGAACCTCTGATTAAAGTGAATAAGTTTGAATTGAGTCCTTTGACGGAGGCCGTCATTGAAGCCCGTTTTCTTGGCCCGGACCCTGCTGTACTTGATTCATTGGTGGGACAAGCTATTGAAGTGATGCGACGAAATCCCAAAGTAGCGGATGCACGTAATGAATGGGGAAATATGTCGTTGGTAATTCGCCCGGTTTATGATCCTGTGAAGGCGGGTGCATTAGGTATCACCAAGGCTTCGATGATGCAGTCAGTGAAATCAATCAATGACGGTCTGCCTGTTGGTATCTACCGGGATGATGAGAAAAAGGTACCTGTTTTGTTGAAATCAGGTGATGTGGATATTACTGATGTCAATGCATTGGGAGATTTCTCAATTTGGAATGGAGAAAGATCGGCTCCGCTTTCGCAGGTCACGGAACGAATAGAAAGAGGTTGGGAATTTCCTCAGGTACGGACATATAACCGGCAACTTTCAATGGCTGCCATGTGTGGGGTGAAACCGGGCTACACCATGTCCGAGGTACATGGAGAAATACGGAAAGAAATAGAGAAAATCCACTTACCGGAAGGATACACCTTCTTTTGGGATTCTCAATATAAAGATCAAGGGGAGGCGATGCAGGCTATTGCGAAATATTTTCCGTTGGCATTTCTTGCATTGATAGTCATTTTGGTGGCCTTGTTCGGCAATTTCCGCGAGCCGGTTATCATTCTTTGCATTCTGCCTTTGTCTTTGATAGGAATTGCTGTTGGTATGTTGCTGACAGGGTTTGATTTTGGATTCTTTCCGATAGCCGGCTGGTTAGGTTTGCTTGGGATGATAATCAAAAATGTAATTGTGCTGATTGATGAGATAAATGTTCAACATCGGAGTGGAATTGATTTATATACATCCATTGTTGAGGCTACTGTTTCCCGAACCCGTCCTGTGTTAATGGCTGCTACAACAACGATTTTCGGTATGGTGCCATTGTTGTTTGATGTTGCTTTCGGGGGAATGGCTGTTACTATAATTTTCGGATTGACATTTGCTACGGGATTAACGCTTTTTGTCACCCCCGCCTTATATTCCATGTTTTATAAAGTAAAAGGAAAATGA
- a CDS encoding Na+/H+ antiporter NhaC family protein — MTEEKIHNDRSGSWWALSPLFVFLCLYLVTSILVNDFYKVPITVAFLVSSCYAIAITRGLKLDQRIYQFSVGAANKNILLMIWIFILAGAFAQSAKQMGAIDATVNLTLHILPDNLLLAGIFIAACFISLSIGTSVGTIVALTPVAVGLAEKTEIALPFMVAVVVGGSFFGDNLSFISDTTIASTKTQECVMRDKFRVNSLIVVPAAIIVLGIYIFQGLSITAPTQVQTIEWIKVIPYIIVLGTAVAGMNVMLVLIIGILTSGIIGITTGSFDVFDWFGAMGTGITGMGELIIITLLAGGMLETIRYNGGINFIIRKLTLHVNGKRGAELSIAALVSIANLCTANNTIAIITTGPIAKDIAQKFHLDRRKTASILDTFSCLIQGIIPYGAQMLIAAGLANISPISIIGNLYYPFTMGACALLAILFRYPKRYS; from the coding sequence ATGACCGAAGAAAAAATACATAACGACCGTTCCGGTAGCTGGTGGGCATTAAGTCCATTGTTCGTGTTCCTCTGCCTCTATCTGGTAACTTCCATTCTCGTCAACGACTTCTACAAGGTACCTATCACTGTCGCTTTTCTTGTTTCTTCCTGCTACGCGATTGCTATCACGCGCGGCTTGAAACTGGACCAGCGGATTTACCAATTCTCCGTAGGAGCTGCCAATAAGAATATCCTCCTGATGATATGGATATTCATTCTCGCCGGTGCCTTTGCGCAAAGTGCCAAACAAATGGGTGCTATTGATGCCACCGTCAACCTGACTCTGCATATTCTTCCCGACAATCTGCTGCTAGCAGGAATATTTATAGCCGCCTGCTTCATCTCCCTATCCATAGGAACCAGTGTAGGAACAATCGTTGCCCTCACTCCTGTTGCCGTAGGACTAGCCGAAAAGACAGAGATTGCTCTCCCATTCATGGTGGCAGTTGTTGTCGGAGGGTCTTTTTTCGGAGATAATTTATCGTTTATCTCCGACACTACAATCGCCTCAACAAAAACTCAGGAATGTGTGATGCGTGATAAGTTCAGGGTAAATTCCCTGATTGTCGTCCCGGCAGCTATTATCGTGCTGGGTATTTATATTTTCCAGGGATTGTCCATCACTGCTCCCACCCAAGTACAGACTATCGAATGGATAAAAGTTATACCTTATATAATAGTATTGGGAACAGCCGTTGCCGGAATGAACGTTATGCTCGTATTAATCATAGGTATCCTGACAAGTGGTATTATCGGTATTACTACCGGAAGTTTTGATGTGTTCGACTGGTTCGGAGCTATGGGAACAGGCATTACGGGCATGGGCGAACTGATAATCATTACTTTACTGGCCGGAGGAATGCTTGAAACAATCCGCTACAATGGTGGTATTAACTTTATTATCCGGAAACTAACCCTCCACGTCAACGGAAAGCGGGGAGCGGAACTAAGTATTGCCGCTTTAGTAAGTATCGCCAACTTATGTACCGCCAACAACACAATAGCCATCATTACAACAGGACCGATAGCCAAAGACATTGCGCAGAAATTCCACCTTGACCGGCGAAAGACTGCAAGTATCCTCGACACTTTCTCCTGTCTGATACAAGGAATTATCCCATACGGGGCACAAATGCTGATTGCTGCCGGATTAGCCAATATCTCTCCTATCAGTATCATCGGCAATCTTTATTATCCGTTTACAATGGGAGCTTGCGCCCTGCTCGCTATCTTATTCCGTTATCCGAAACGGTATTCATAA